A region from the Geotrypetes seraphini chromosome 10, aGeoSer1.1, whole genome shotgun sequence genome encodes:
- the ST6GALNAC6 gene encoding alpha-N-acetylgalactosaminide alpha-2,6-sialyltransferase 6, with protein MSSGPIRRAVVVVSLFSLITRLIVYSSSTITQHFPNLKKWGVSNGYLPVIGNKSLNSQCQICAVVTSSSHLLGTRLGLEIDNSECIIRMNDAPTLGYEVDIGSKTTLRVVAHSSVYRVLRKPQEFLTKTATIIFWGPPEKMQRNSKGSLLGLIQKASSTFPNISAFIISPSKMKNFDELFRRETGKDREKSHSWLSTGWFTMVIAVELCEKVHVYGMVPPNYCSRKHAPHKRAYHYYEPKGPDECTTYIQNERSRRGNHHRFITEKLVFARWATLYNITFSHPQWFQEQ; from the exons ATGAGTAGTGGTCCG ATTCGGAGAGCCGTTGTAGTGGTGAGTCTCTTCAGCCTGATCACGCGTCTCATTGTGTATAGTTCCAGCACCATCACCCAGCACTTTCCCAACCTCAAGAAATGGGGCGTGAGCAACGGATACCTACCTGTCATTGGTAATAAG AGTCTAAATTCTCAGTGCCAAATCTGCGCTGTTGTTACTAGCTCTAGCCACCTCCTGGGTACCAGACTGGGTTTGGAGATTGACAATTCAGAGTGTATTATTCGTATGAACGACGCTCCAACCTTGGGGTATGAAGTGGATATTGGCAGTAAGACCACTCTTCGAGTTGTGGCACATTCAAGTGTGTACAGAGTGCTAAGGAAGCCCCAGGAATTCCTAACCAAGACAGCCACCATTATCTTCTGGGGGCCCCCAGAGAAGATGCAAAGAAACAGCAAAGGCAGTCTTTTAGGCCTCATCCAGAAAGCCAGCAGCACTTTTCCCAACATCTCTGCATTCATCATCTCCCCCAGCAAGATGAAAAACTTTGATGAGCTATTCAGGAGGGAAACAGGAAAAGATAG GGAAAAGTCTCACTCTTGGCTTAGTACCGGCTGGTTTACAATGGTGATTGCAGTTGAACTATGTGAGAAGGTTCATGTGTATGGAATGGTCCCCCCTAATTACTGCAG CAGGAAGCATGCACCTCACAAGAGAGCTTATCATTACTATGAGCCAAAAGGTCCAGATGAGTGCACCACCTACATCCAGAATGAGCGGAGCCGGCGAGGGAACCATCACCGCTTTATCACTGAAAAGCTAGTGTTTGCACGCTGGGCTACACTTTATAATATCACTTTTTCCCACCCACAGTGGTTTCAGGAGCAGTAA